One window from the genome of Vicugna pacos chromosome 21, VicPac4, whole genome shotgun sequence encodes:
- the LOC140687917 gene encoding uncharacterized protein — MGATSGSRALPRFSTSQPARLDPAAQVQVQELQASQEQQDQQEQQALQEWQDQQELQALQEWQDQQELQALQEWQDQQERQALQELQALQERLDEQEWRALQELWALQEWQALQELQALQEWQDQQERQALQELQALQERLDEQEWRALQELWALQEWQALQELQALQDRLDQQERQVLQERLDQQERQALQERRALQERLDQQERQALQERQALQEWQAVQEPWALQERRALQERLDQQERQALQERQALQERLDQQERQALQERRALQERLDQQEWQALHMQLEQQDLHVQQEQLEGVRGLLLDPGGPVFVLWRLPLPLPALDL; from the coding sequence cggcccaggtgcaggtgcaggaactgcaggcttctcaggagcagcaagatcagcaggagcagcaggctcttcaggagtggcaagatcagcaggagctgcaggctcttcaggagtggcaagatcagcaggagctgcaggctcttcaggagtggcaagatcagcaggagcggcaggctcttcaggagctgcaggctcttcaggagcggctagatgagcaggagtggcgggctcttcaggagctgtgggctcttcaggaatggcaggcgcttcaggagctgcaggctcttcaggagtggcaagatcagcaggagcggcaggctcttcaggagctgcaggctcttcaggagcggctagatgagcaggagtggcgggctcttcaggagctgtgggctcttcaggaatggcaggcgcttcaggagctgcaggctcttcaggatcggctagatcagcaggaacggcaggttcttcaggagcggctagatcagcaggagcggcaggctcttcaggagcggcgggctcttcaggagcggctagatcagcaggagaggcaggctcttcaggagaggcaggctcttcaggaatggcaggctgttcaggagccgtgggctcttcaggagcggcgggctcttcaggagcggctagatcagcaggagaggcaggctcttcaggagaggcaggctcttcaggagcggctagatcagcaggagcggcaggctcttcaggagcggcgggctcttcaggagcggctagatcagcaggaatggcaggctcttcatatgcagctggagcagcaggatcttcatgttcagcaggagcagctggagggagttcgcggtctcctgctggaccctggtggtcctgtgtttgttctctggcgtcttcccctgcccctgcctgctctggacctgtaa